Proteins from a genomic interval of Neovison vison isolate M4711 chromosome 4, ASM_NN_V1, whole genome shotgun sequence:
- the LOC122904008 gene encoding spermatogenesis-associated protein 31E1-like: MRKEMGNYLFPQEFFIDWMSSSPTIWAVNTIFALVCGLGLFVFFLSYIQPDPSSPQGKKQRKSRKYRAEPWRKSNRSQKSQTLKACRNCLHDLEEVHSLVSLLQSHLERLSDQGGFHQSLRQAAPGQVPQGAPAGAHQPCREPVEDSAPAVDSSPACALMTGPPRPLASTLPVRPQEEQTNLKKILPDTVRKNFLPDVQKLLELLISKRVELKNWKEKKKVGSVFKQQCPDDHVSFWGTLWKLLGAEKNTTTPPSFWNMKNKAEPLAQTQPFSSPKVLEDHLQWKHNQLFWGLPSLHSESLVATALFSTHSSPLQSPSVLFNRTSNCLPVLKQDQISSQFSHAPPLLHRGIQPQPSMLTLPQPQVPLAPSVPIRPPSLPSQRRTSGASCATSQNKTRSFIPTKMQHLEWPLLPKQQAIGKTSPTMEKTSPKFFSQVPPKLLEDHQASRAHRSCSTFQGDFVIFNIQKPQLQRKLSRDKQQNSLPHKVQLSLELRWPQDESLGVSHAQRGQRLSRPFVFKGKSSQATLRTRSRYHRKYQARFQLEKNFGKGLWQCLKRMPTGLSRISTRFPVKVLGTNSEKEFGKPLIRTLEGDPGKYLAKGPDKKHLEKTLKVHLHRKLGQISKGLIPVTVRRSWFMASHTFPKSQSHMAIRNLALLKDRKPCINTSNELSFLCPHTQQNLETHIISFRVRRKWDLPLQTVEPIDFKLHEAQHLPFPQSSFPCSSTFVPGAPSKAKFYKFLGKPPQPHPGEKGITEKSDPTSGSPLPVPSPICEQIQQALGGTSRGDGHQSSEMSLSKQEGRSISQTSILSLPNRTLHSKTVMGAREDNLEPSPSLSMARNELKEESGGQASPDMVATLKMKLRSQTPRSEGVTEVMEAKKAPAWKVVLSPSGLANKPAIYVDLRRSGYPDVRKSPSPTTVLAAQDPEEVSLKTKVSKVELQEKIESENQPEGHTTGVLPQDSPSDILHSDFATCVLVEDSGTNVPLPDSHTNSVLAEDSLTTQESPSYSQMECASGETPSSLVSHNLSSSGSSSEGQQEPCGPKVEEPSDSQSSSETTDEGKDQKRPKPEENEDRCAEPLAIRASQASEIGHPPQVRGSGESLGSKYLRLMPPEKGHVFLESQFRQRMKNFLQCLNPNKKSKGLEGPLQKGKPALGPAQSWVPVRSRFVMENRAAETQMITTAVGQILVEKLGLHQGIRASEIYQHKELQAPVHRHSCPHRTFASTDQKRVMGGIASNQQGTPKGQSCHSKSQLTSDRNGKWESLPRDLGPPGRPGQHQPMVAGISGRIHHYPTCSLQKYVSTYQAENASHIFPGQKEFLQEKIKYMQRKPIFSQISTSSVC, encoded by the exons ATGAGGAAAGAGATGGGGAATTATCTCTTCCCTCAGGAATTCTTTATTGATTGGATGAGCTCCAGCCCCACTATCTGGGCAGTTAATACCATCTTTGCCTTGGTATGTGGGTTGGGgctctttgtcttctttctttcctatatCCAGCCTGATCCATCCTCAccacaaggcaagaaacaaaggaagagcAGGAAG TACCGAGCAGAGCCATGGAGAAAGAGCAACAGAAGTCAGAAAAGCCAGACTCTGAAAG CTTGCAGAAATTGCCTACACGATCTGGAAGAGGTCCACAGTTTAGTCTCCCTTTTGCAAAG CCACCTGGAAAGGCTCTCTGACCAGGGGGGCTTTCACCAGTCCTTACGGCAAGCAGCCCCTGGGCAGGTGCCCCAAGGGGCGCCAGCTGGAGCCCATCAGCCATGCAGGGAGCCTGTGGAAGACTCTGCTCCTGCCGTGGACTCATCACCTGCCTGTGCTCTGATGACAGGGCCCCCTCGGCCTCTGGCCTCCACCCTGCCAGTGAGACCTCAAGAAGAGcaaactaacttaaaaaaaatcctaccagacacagtgagaaagaacTTTCTTCCAG ATGTCCAGAAGCTCCTTGAACTACTAATCAGCAAAAGGGTAGAACTGAAGaattggaaggagaaaaaaaaggttgGGTCAGTTTTCAAACAGCAGTGCCCAGACGACCACGTGAGCTTCTGGGGGACTCTGTGGAAGCTGCTGGGTGCTGAGAAAAACACCACCACCCCGCCATCCTTCTGGaacatgaaaaacaaagcagagcCACTGGCCCAAACTCAGCCATTCTCATCTCCCAAGGTCTTGGAAGACCACTTGCAATGGAAACACAACCAGCTCTTCTGGGGTCTCCCCTCTCTACACAGTGAGTCACTGGTGGCCACTGCCTTGTTCTCTACTCACTCTTCTCCACTACAGTCTCCCTCTGTTTTATTCAATAGGACCTCTAATTGCTTGCCAGTTCTAAAACAGGATCAAATATCTTCACAGTTTTCCCATGCCCCACCATTGCTCCaccgtgggatccagccccaaccCTCAATGCTAACCTTGCCCCAGCCCCAGGTCCCCCTTGCACCCTCTGTCCCAATAAGACCACCTTCTCTCCCATCCCAGAGGAGGACCAGTGGGGCATCTTGTGCTACATCCCAGAATAAGACACGATCCTTCATCCCAACTAAAATGCAACATCTGGAGTGGCCCTTATTGCCAAAGCAACAAGCAATAGGGAAGACTTCACCCACTATGGAGAAAACATCTCCAAAATTCTTTAGCCAAGTCCCTCCCAAGCTTCTGGAGGACCACCAGGCCTCCCGGGCCCACAGATCATGTTCCACCTTTCAAGGGGACTTTGTCATCTTTAATATCCAGAAGCCACAGCTTCAGAGGAAGCTCAGCAGGGATAAACAGCAAAACAGCTTGCCCCACAAGGTTCAGCTGTCTCTGGAACTGAGGTGGCCTCAGGATGAATCCCTGGGGGTGAGTCATGCACAGAGAGGGCAGCGGCTCTCAAGGCCTTTTGTGTTTAAAGGCAAAAGCAGCCAAGCTACATTGAGGACCAGGTCCAGATACCACAGGAAGTATCAAGCAAGATTCCAGCTAGAGAAGAACTTTGGTAAGGGTCTATGGCAATGTCTGAAGAGGATGCCAACAGGTCTCTCCAGGATCTCAACTAGGTTCCCAGTGAAGGTTCTGGGAACCAACTCTGAGAAGGAGTTTGGAAAACCCTTGATAAGGACCTTGGAGGGTGATCCAGGAAAATACTTAGCCAAGGGCCCAGATAAGAAACATCTAGAAAAAACTCTAAAAGTTCATTTGCACAGGAAGTTGGGACAGATCAGCAAAGGTCTGATCCCTGTGACTGTGCGTCGATCCTGGTTTATGGCCAGCCATACTTTTCCCAAGTCCCAATCCCACATGGCTATCAGAAATTTAGCACTCTTGAAGGATCGGAAGCCCTGCATAAACACCTCTAATGAGCTGTCCTTCCTTTGTCCTCACACTCAGCAGAATCTGGAAACACACATCATAAGTTTTCGAGTGAGGCGTAAGTGGGACCTACCTCTCCAAACTGTTGAGCCTATAGATTTCAAACTACATGAAGCCCAACACTTGCCCTTTCCCCAGTCATCCTTTCCATGCTCATCCACCTTTGTACCTGGGGCCCCCTCAAAAGCCAAATTTTATAAGTTCTTGGGGAAACCACCTCAGCCCCATCCAGGAGAGAAGGGTATAACTGAAAAGTCTGATCCCACTTCAGGGAGTCCCCTGCCTGTTCCCTCACCCATATGTGAGCAAATCCAGCAGGCCCTGGGAGGGACTTCACGTGGTGATGGTCATCAGTCCTCAGAGATGTCTTTATCAAAACAGGAGGGCAGATCAATTTCTCAGACCTCCATTCTCAGCCTCCCAAACAGAACCCTGCACAGCAAGACTGTTATGGGGGCCAGGGAAGACAATCTGGAACCAAGTCCAAGTTTATCAATGGCCAGGAATGAACTAAAAGAGGAGAGTGGGGGTCAGGCCTCACCAGACATGGTAGCAACACTGAAGATGAAGCTCAGGTCCCAAACTCCAAGGTCTGAAGGGGTCACAGAGGTGATGGAGGCCAAGAAGGCCCCTGCTTGGAAAGTTGTCTTAAGTCCCAGTGGGCTGGCCAACAAACCAGCCATTTATGTGGATCTGAGGAGATCAGGATATCCAGATGTTAGGAAAAGCCCCTCACCAACTACAGTGTTGGCTGCTCAAGATCCAGAGGAGGTAAGCCTTAAAACAAAGGTTAGTAAGGTTGAGCTCCAAGAGAAGATAGAGTCAGAGAACCAGCCTGAAGGCCATACCACTGGTGTACTTCCTCAAGATTCTCCCAGTGACATCCTCCATTCAGACTTTGCCACTTGTGTGCTTGTTGAAGACAGTGGCACCAATGTGCCCCTGCCAGACTCTCACACTAATTCTGTCCTTGCTGAAGACAGCTTGACCACTCAAGAGTCACCCTCCTATTCCCAAATGGAATGTGCCAGTGGAGAGACACCATCTTCCCTGGTGTCACATAACCTTAGCTCAAGTGGATCGAGCAGTGAGGGGCAGCAAGAGCCCTGTGGACCAAAGGTTGAGGAACCAAGTGACAGCCAGAGCAGCAGTGAGACCACTGATGAGGGGAAGGACCAGAAGAGACCCAAACcagaagagaatgaagacagGTGTGCAGAACCGTTGGCAATCAGGGCTTCCCAAGCTAGCGAGATAGGCCACCCTCCCCAGGTCAGAGGATCAGGAGAGAGCCTTGGGAGCAAATATCTCCGGCTCATGCCACCAGAAAAGGGACATGTTTTTCTGGAAAGCCAGTTTAGACAAAGGATGAAAAATTTTCTGCAGTGCCTTAATCCcaataaaaaaagcaaaggacTGGAAGGCCCCCTTCAAAAAGGCAAGCCTGCATTGGGTCCTGCCCAGAGCTGGGTGCCAGTCCGAAGCAGATTTGTTATGGAAAACCGGGCTGCCGAAACTCAGATGATCACAACAGCTGTGGGACAAATCCTGGTGGAAAAATTGGGACTCCACCAAGGAATTCGGGCCTCAGAGATATATCAGCACAAGGAATTGCAGGCCCCAGTACATAGGCATTCTTGCCCCCACAGGACTTTCGCCTCCACAGACCAGAAGAGAGTGATGGGAGGGATAGCCTCCAATCAGCAAGGTACCCCCAAGGGTCAGAGCTGCCATAGCAAGAGCCAGCTGACCAGCGACAGGAATGGCAAATGGGAAAGCCTCCCCAGGGACCTGGGGCCCCCAGGCAGACCTGGCCAGCACCAGCCGATGGTGGCAGGTATCTCAGGTCGAATTCACCATTATCCTACATGCAGTCTTCAAAAATATGTCTCAACCTATCAGGCAGAGAACGCTTCACACATCTTTCCTGGTCAGAAAGAGTTCCTTCAAGAAAAAATCAAGTATATGCAAAGAAAGCCCATTTTTTCTCAGATTAGCACATCCTCTGTGTGCTAA